In one window of Senegalia massiliensis DNA:
- a CDS encoding DUF2383 domain-containing protein, protein MNKKIEEALISLLQGEYMALDSFNVFISKLENKKNKDVFQEIQKGHRENIAILSEYIQNIGGMPDENLGLKGNMAELKLKIETHKKDDDYIINKALEGQKKGINMAEKVLRGNLDDKSRDIVGEILHRERKNTKELEKLN, encoded by the coding sequence ATGAATAAAAAAATAGAAGAAGCTTTAATTAGTTTATTACAAGGAGAATACATGGCTTTAGATTCTTTTAATGTATTTATATCTAAATTAGAAAACAAAAAAAATAAAGATGTTTTTCAAGAAATACAAAAAGGACATAGAGAAAATATAGCTATATTATCTGAATATATTCAAAATATTGGTGGGATGCCAGATGAAAATTTAGGTCTTAAAGGGAATATGGCTGAATTAAAATTAAAGATTGAAACTCATAAAAAGGATGATGATTATATAATAAATAAAGCTCTAGAAGGTCAAAAAAAAGGAATAAACATGGCTGAAAAAGTTTTAAGAGGTAATTTAGATGATAAATCAAGAGATATAGTTGGAGAAATTCTTCATAGGGAAAGAAAAAATACTAAAGAGTTAGAAAAATTAAATTAA
- a CDS encoding nitroreductase family protein, whose product MNETLSVLNNRMSLRRYKDKPISEEHLEQILYSTMRAPTAGNMMLYSVLVIKDKEKIKRLSSTCDNQAFIAKAPLVLIFLADMQRWTDYLHHCDIEDFCKEKEMEYNGPNNADLFLSISDTMIAAQNAVIAGESLGVGSCYIGDIMENYETHKVMFNLPDKVFPIGMLCLGYYPEKLKKTLIPRFNKEYIVFDEKYKRLSSEEFDDMFKHLNENLNPNNSFGARNIGQLMYSRKFGAPFFKEMERSVKVIMEHWNK is encoded by the coding sequence ATGAATGAAACATTAAGTGTATTGAATAATAGGATGTCTTTAAGAAGGTATAAAGATAAACCTATATCAGAAGAACATTTAGAACAAATTCTTTATTCTACAATGAGAGCGCCAACAGCTGGTAATATGATGCTTTACTCTGTATTAGTTATTAAAGATAAAGAAAAAATCAAAAGGCTAAGTAGCACCTGTGACAACCAAGCTTTTATAGCTAAAGCTCCATTAGTATTAATATTTCTAGCTGATATGCAAAGATGGACTGATTATCTTCACCATTGTGATATTGAAGATTTTTGTAAAGAAAAAGAAATGGAATATAATGGTCCAAATAATGCAGATCTTTTCTTGTCTATATCAGATACAATGATTGCAGCTCAAAATGCTGTTATTGCAGGAGAATCCCTTGGAGTCGGTTCTTGCTATATTGGAGATATTATGGAAAACTATGAAACACATAAAGTAATGTTTAATTTACCTGATAAAGTATTCCCTATTGGTATGCTTTGTCTTGGATATTATCCTGAAAAACTGAAAAAAACTCTAATACCTAGATTTAATAAAGAGTATATAGTGTTTGATGAAAAGTATAAAAGATTATCTTCAGAAGAGTTTGATGATATGTTCAAACATTTGAACGAAAATTTAAATCCTAATAACTCATTTGGAGCAAGAAATATTGGACAATTAATGTATTCAAGAAAATTCGGTGCTCCTTTCTTCAAAGAAATGGAAAGATCTGTGAAAGTTATTATGGAACATTGGAATAAATAA
- a CDS encoding YfcC family protein gives MKFKMPTAYTILVAIIIVVAILTWIVPAGEYELGENDAPVPGTYEQLPEEETTPQGAFDVMMAPIRGFYDAIDVALFVLVIGGFLGVVMKTGAIDAGIAKVVETFKGRESWMIIILMALFSLGGSTYGMAEETIAFYPLIIPVFIAAGYDAVTGVSVILLGAGVGVLGSTVNPFATGIASGFADVALGKGILIRLIMLVAGLILAILYTTRYAKKVKDDPSKSLVADMGESNKEYFLGKKDEGEFPELTGKRLFILVLFALTFATMIYGVLPLEDFGVEAIPTLWWWFPELTALFLVAAIIIGFIHAFGEDDFGEEEFIDSFVTGAKDLLGVALIVGVSRGITVVMNAGNITSTVLHAGETTLSQAGRIPFIILTYLFYIPLSFLIPSTSGLATVSMPIMAPLGDFANVARSLVITAYQSASGIVNLVTPTSAVVMGGLAIGRVPYGKWLKYVWKFLVIIFIMTILALILGLYINI, from the coding sequence ATGAAGTTTAAAATGCCTACGGCATACACAATTCTTGTAGCAATCATAATAGTAGTAGCTATTTTAACCTGGATTGTTCCTGCAGGTGAATATGAATTAGGAGAAAATGATGCTCCAGTTCCAGGAACCTATGAACAATTACCAGAAGAAGAAACTACACCACAAGGAGCATTTGACGTAATGATGGCACCTATTAGAGGTTTTTATGATGCTATAGATGTAGCGTTATTCGTACTTGTAATTGGTGGATTCTTAGGAGTAGTTATGAAAACGGGAGCTATTGATGCGGGTATTGCAAAAGTAGTTGAAACCTTCAAAGGAAGAGAAAGTTGGATGATAATTATACTTATGGCTCTTTTCTCTTTAGGTGGAAGTACTTATGGAATGGCAGAAGAAACTATAGCATTCTATCCTTTAATAATACCGGTATTTATAGCAGCTGGATATGATGCTGTTACTGGAGTATCAGTCATATTACTAGGTGCTGGTGTCGGAGTACTTGGTTCTACAGTAAATCCATTTGCAACAGGAATAGCTTCAGGTTTTGCAGATGTTGCATTAGGTAAAGGAATACTTATAAGACTTATTATGTTAGTAGCAGGATTAATTTTAGCTATCCTTTATACTACTAGATATGCTAAAAAAGTTAAAGATGATCCTTCTAAATCTCTTGTTGCAGATATGGGAGAAAGCAATAAAGAATATTTCTTAGGTAAAAAAGATGAAGGTGAATTTCCAGAACTAACAGGCAAAAGATTATTTATATTAGTTTTATTTGCACTTACATTTGCTACAATGATTTATGGTGTACTACCATTAGAAGATTTTGGAGTGGAAGCAATTCCTACGTTATGGTGGTGGTTCCCAGAATTGACAGCGTTATTCTTGGTAGCAGCAATTATAATAGGCTTTATACATGCATTTGGTGAAGATGATTTTGGCGAAGAAGAATTTATTGATTCTTTTGTAACAGGAGCTAAAGATCTTTTAGGTGTTGCTTTAATAGTTGGTGTTTCTAGAGGTATAACTGTAGTAATGAATGCAGGTAATATAACATCTACAGTACTACATGCTGGAGAAACTACACTTTCACAAGCAGGACGTATACCATTTATAATTTTAACATATTTATTCTATATACCATTATCATTCTTAATACCATCAACATCAGGATTAGCTACAGTATCGATGCCTATTATGGCACCACTTGGAGATTTTGCTAATGTTGCAAGATCATTAGTAATAACAGCTTATCAATCAGCATCAGGTATAGTTAACTTAGTAACTCCAACATCTGCTGTTGTAATGGGTGGTTTAGCTATAGGAAGAGTACCTTATGGTAAATGGTTAAAATATGTATGGAAATTCTTAGTGATAATATTTATAATGACAATATTAGCTTTAATATTGGGATTATATATTAATATATAA
- a CDS encoding GNAT family N-acetyltransferase, translating into MSIEKLILETERLNLKKSDERFVDIILDFNIRNKDFLSEFEPKKHSDYYTVDYHKQIIEDEINKIENGNLQKFYIFEKDNDENIIGSVALSNIVMGGFLSCFLGYKMDKDKLNRGYMTEAIKRVIRYSFSTIGLHRIEANIMPRNKRSIRVVEKLGFINEGLSKRYLNINGTWEDHIHMVLLNENLE; encoded by the coding sequence ATGAGTATAGAAAAATTAATTTTAGAAACAGAAAGATTAAATTTGAAAAAATCAGATGAAAGGTTTGTAGATATTATTTTAGATTTTAATATTAGAAATAAAGATTTTTTATCTGAATTTGAACCGAAAAAACATAGTGATTATTATACTGTAGATTACCATAAGCAAATTATAGAAGATGAAATTAACAAAATAGAAAATGGTAATTTACAAAAATTTTATATATTTGAAAAGGATAATGATGAAAATATAATAGGAAGTGTTGCTTTATCCAATATTGTAATGGGAGGATTTTTATCTTGTTTTTTAGGATACAAAATGGACAAAGATAAATTAAACAGAGGATATATGACAGAAGCAATTAAGAGAGTTATAAGATATTCTTTTAGTACTATTGGTCTTCATAGAATTGAAGCTAATATAATGCCTAGAAATAAGCGATCAATTAGAGTGGTAGAAAAATTAGGATTTATAAATGAAGGGCTATCTAAAAGGTACCTAAATATAAATGGAACATGGGAAGATCATATTCATATGGTATTGTTAAATGAAAATTTAGAATAA
- a CDS encoding prenyltransferase — MINSKTITTNINKKNIKDIWIASRPLSLTLALYSTTLGIVIAYNEGYLFKSEFIVIDIWKIFLVTIAGLLIQTATNFINDFFECEYKYREQSDIKYNFLGKQRTKFDILIFLLGIGCFLITMGIGLYIMLISTPKLIIIGLIGVIGGYSYTGEPIVYKKRGLGTPLSFILMGPLMVFGSYLVFSKNFSLNPIIIGLPVSLMIPLLMMSNEIRDYKRDKSLGINTLTVRMGYKFGKILFITLLVLSYSLTTLYVLLNILPIWTLFIYLTIPLAIKSYKNVSVSKKEGVPITNKLHLIFGLITIISLIV, encoded by the coding sequence ATGATTAATTCTAAAACCATTACAACAAATATTAATAAAAAAAATATTAAAGATATCTGGATTGCTTCAAGACCTTTATCTTTAACACTAGCTTTATATTCTACTACATTAGGTATTGTAATTGCATATAATGAAGGATACTTATTTAAATCTGAGTTTATAGTTATAGATATATGGAAAATATTTTTAGTAACTATTGCTGGATTACTTATACAAACTGCAACTAATTTTATAAATGATTTTTTTGAATGTGAATATAAATATAGAGAACAAAGTGATATCAAATATAATTTTTTAGGTAAACAAAGAACCAAATTTGATATATTAATATTTTTATTAGGAATTGGATGCTTTCTTATAACTATGGGAATTGGCCTTTATATAATGCTAATCTCTACACCTAAACTTATAATAATAGGATTAATAGGAGTTATAGGAGGATATTCATATACTGGAGAACCTATAGTTTATAAAAAAAGAGGACTAGGAACTCCTTTATCATTTATTTTAATGGGACCATTAATGGTATTTGGAAGTTATTTAGTTTTTTCTAAAAACTTTTCATTAAATCCAATAATTATAGGACTTCCAGTTAGTTTAATGATACCTTTGCTAATGATGAGTAATGAAATAAGAGACTATAAAAGAGATAAATCTCTGGGTATAAATACTTTAACAGTAAGAATGGGGTATAAATTCGGGAAAATATTATTTATAACTTTATTAGTCTTATCTTATAGTTTAACTACCTTATATGTATTATTAAATATTTTGCCAATATGGACTTTATTTATATATTTAACCATACCTTTAGCTATAAAATCATATAAAAATGTATCCGTATCAAAAAAAGAAGGTGTCCCTATCACAAATAAACTCCATCTTATATTTGGATTAATAACTATAATTTCATTAATTGTATAA
- a CDS encoding tRNA 2-thiocytidine biosynthesis TtcA family protein — protein sequence MDKLAGKGCKQLIPDEDKIPLKDIERNIIKRYRKYLWSPFVKAISNYNLVEEGDKVAVAISGGKDSLLLAKLFQELKKHGNINFEIEFLAMDPGYHEDIKKLLIENCNYLDIPVKIFESKIFEIADEKASEYPCYLCARMRRGALYRKSKELGCNKLALGHHFNDVIETTMLNVLYSGNFKTMLPKLKSQNYEGIELIRPMYYIREDDIERFTETSGIWPLNCACMVAAKKIGNKRYEIKELISQMKENFVDVDKSIFKAAENVNIDRILGYKKDDKKYSFLDFYDE from the coding sequence ATGGATAAACTAGCAGGTAAAGGTTGTAAACAATTAATACCTGATGAAGATAAAATACCTTTAAAAGATATAGAAAGAAATATAATTAAGAGATATAGAAAATATCTTTGGTCTCCTTTTGTTAAAGCTATTTCTAATTATAACCTTGTAGAAGAGGGTGACAAAGTAGCTGTTGCTATATCTGGAGGAAAAGATAGCCTGCTTTTGGCTAAATTATTTCAAGAGCTTAAAAAACATGGTAATATAAATTTTGAAATAGAATTTTTAGCTATGGACCCTGGATATCATGAAGACATAAAAAAATTGCTGATAGAAAATTGCAACTACCTTGATATCCCCGTTAAAATATTTGAATCTAAAATATTTGAAATAGCAGATGAAAAAGCAAGTGAATATCCTTGTTATTTATGTGCCCGCATGAGAAGAGGTGCATTATACAGGAAATCTAAAGAGCTTGGATGTAACAAACTTGCACTTGGGCATCACTTTAACGATGTAATTGAGACAACTATGTTAAATGTGTTATATTCAGGTAATTTTAAAACAATGTTACCAAAACTAAAATCTCAAAATTATGAAGGTATAGAATTAATCCGTCCAATGTATTATATAAGAGAAGATGATATAGAGAGATTTACAGAGACAAGTGGTATATGGCCATTAAATTGTGCTTGCATGGTTGCTGCTAAAAAAATAGGAAATAAAAGATATGAAATAAAGGAACTTATTTCACAAATGAAAGAAAATTTTGTTGATGTGGATAAGTCAATTTTTAAAGCTGCAGAAAATGTTAATATAGATAGAATTCTTGGATATAAAAAAGATGATAAAAAATATTCATTTTTAGATTTTTATGATGAATAA
- a CDS encoding superoxide dismutase, which translates to MSFKLPELDYSYDALEPNIDARTMEIHHTKHHQGYTNKLNNALEGHKDLQDKSIEDLLKSIDTLPEDIKTAVRNNGGGFYNHSIFWKAMSPNGGGKPEGELLEKIEKAFDSFDKFKEDFTNAAKTRFGSGWAWLILKDNGELEVVSTPNQDSPVMEDKKVLLGLDVWEHAYYLKYQNKRPDYIEAWWNVVNWDYVNERYENLK; encoded by the coding sequence ATGAGTTTCAAATTACCAGAATTAGATTATTCTTATGATGCACTAGAACCAAATATAGATGCAAGAACTATGGAGATACATCACACAAAACATCATCAAGGATATACAAATAAATTAAATAATGCACTAGAAGGCCATAAAGACCTTCAAGATAAATCAATCGAAGATCTTCTAAAATCAATAGATACATTGCCAGAAGATATAAAAACTGCAGTTAGAAATAACGGAGGAGGTTTTTATAACCACTCTATATTCTGGAAAGCTATGAGTCCAAATGGTGGAGGAAAACCAGAGGGCGAATTACTTGAAAAAATAGAAAAAGCTTTTGATAGTTTTGATAAATTTAAAGAAGATTTTACTAATGCTGCAAAAACTAGATTTGGTAGTGGATGGGCTTGGTTAATTCTTAAAGATAATGGCGAATTGGAAGTTGTATCAACACCAAATCAAGATTCCCCTGTTATGGAAGATAAAAAAGTATTACTTGGTTTAGATGTATGGGAACATGCATATTATCTAAAATATCAAAATAAAAGACCTGATTATATAGAAGCATGGTGGAATGTTGTAAACTGGGACTATGTAAATGAAAGATATGAAAATTTAAAATAA
- a CDS encoding MATE family efflux transporter encodes MIEKGKLTDGNILKALTGLALPIMATSFGQMAYNITDMFWIGKLGSDSVAAVGTAGFFTWFAVAFITISKIGAEVGVAQSIGKNHIKDAKGYIRSSIQLNIIFSIIYAFILFFFRNSLIGFFDLPKVDVVNMSRDYLMIISFGIPFYFINPVFTAIFNGSGDSNTPFKINIIGLISNIILDPLFIFGLGPLISFGVKGAAIATIVSQMLVTILFIYSIKGRIEIFNDIKFLKNIEITYIKKITKMGMPPAIQSGLFTFFSMLIARILAGFGAGPIAVQKVGSQIEAISWMTAGGFSSALSAFVGQNYGSEKFKRIKEGYFTGLLMVGVIGVFATVILIFGGEIIMKQFFIEKDVIAEGVIYLRILGVSQIFMTIEIATTGAFNGLGRTLPPSLVGIILTGLRVPFAMILSSDDLLGLKGVWWSISISSVFKGVFLMIWFIIILKKFIYPKINLEQNMYKDTTKK; translated from the coding sequence TTGATAGAAAAAGGAAAATTAACAGATGGAAATATTTTAAAAGCTTTAACAGGATTAGCATTACCTATTATGGCTACTTCTTTTGGTCAAATGGCTTATAATATCACTGATATGTTTTGGATAGGTAAGTTAGGTAGCGATTCTGTAGCAGCAGTAGGAACAGCAGGTTTTTTCACTTGGTTTGCTGTTGCATTTATAACAATATCAAAAATTGGTGCAGAAGTAGGAGTAGCACAATCAATAGGTAAAAATCATATAAAAGATGCTAAAGGATATATAAGAAGTTCAATACAATTAAATATTATATTTAGTATTATATATGCATTTATATTATTCTTTTTTAGAAATAGTCTTATAGGATTCTTTGATTTACCAAAGGTAGATGTAGTCAATATGTCAAGAGATTATTTAATGATAATCTCATTTGGCATACCATTTTACTTTATAAATCCTGTGTTTACTGCTATTTTTAATGGTAGTGGTGATAGTAATACTCCCTTTAAGATAAATATAATAGGATTAATTTCTAATATTATATTGGATCCATTATTTATATTTGGATTAGGACCTTTAATTAGTTTTGGTGTAAAAGGAGCTGCAATAGCTACTATTGTATCTCAAATGTTAGTTACAATATTATTTATATATAGCATAAAAGGTAGAATTGAAATATTTAATGATATTAAATTTTTAAAAAACATAGAAATTACATATATTAAAAAAATTACTAAAATGGGCATGCCTCCTGCTATTCAAAGTGGTTTATTTACCTTTTTTTCTATGCTTATAGCTAGAATACTTGCAGGATTTGGCGCTGGTCCTATTGCAGTACAAAAGGTAGGATCACAAATCGAAGCTATTTCATGGATGACAGCAGGAGGATTTTCATCTGCATTATCTGCCTTTGTAGGCCAGAATTATGGATCTGAAAAGTTTAAAAGGATAAAAGAAGGATACTTTACTGGTCTTTTAATGGTTGGAGTTATAGGTGTTTTTGCTACAGTAATATTGATTTTTGGTGGGGAAATTATAATGAAACAATTTTTTATTGAAAAAGATGTTATAGCAGAAGGAGTAATATATTTAAGAATATTAGGAGTATCTCAAATATTTATGACTATAGAAATAGCAACTACAGGAGCATTTAATGGTCTTGGTAGAACATTACCACCATCTTTAGTGGGAATAATACTTACAGGACTTAGAGTTCCTTTTGCTATGATTTTATCTTCTGATGATTTATTAGGTCTTAAGGGTGTATGGTGGAGTATAAGTATAAGTAGTGTATTTAAAGGTGTATTTCTTATGATATGGTTTATAATTATTCTTAAAAAGTTTATTTATCCAAAGATTAACCTTGAACAAAATATGTATAAAGATACAACGAAGAAATAA
- a CDS encoding alanine/glycine:cation symporter family protein, with protein sequence MDLFSEILKNISDFLWGTPLLILLLGTGIFLSVKLKLIQLFKFRASFKSLFSKSDNEGDISPFQALTTALAASIGTGNIVGVATAIAAGGPGALFWMWITAFFGMATKYAEAVLAIKYRVRKEDGEIAGGPMYYIEKGLGKKWLGKTFAFFAVIASFGIGNTVQSNSIADALNNSFNISPLITGLVIALLTGLVIIGGIKNIGKVTGVLVPFMAGAYILGCFVILLFNIETLPNAFKLIFSDAFTGSAAAGGFAGSTVMYAIKSGVSRGVFSNEAGLGSAPIAQAAAQTESPASQGLIAMLDTFIDTIIVCTFTGLVIISTGAWASGLNGAELTSEAFNKGLPGPGGFIVSFGIIFFAFSTILGWSYYGEKCLEYLFGSKSIKYYRIIFVIAIVIGATAKLKLVWFLADIMNALMAAPNLIGLIGLSSVVVLETKKYFEKSKL encoded by the coding sequence ATGGATTTATTTTCAGAGATTTTAAAGAATATTAGTGATTTCTTATGGGGTACTCCATTACTCATATTATTATTAGGTACTGGTATATTTTTAAGTGTTAAATTAAAATTAATACAATTATTTAAGTTCCGTGCATCATTTAAAAGTTTATTCTCAAAAAGTGATAATGAAGGAGACATATCTCCTTTTCAAGCTCTTACAACGGCTTTAGCGGCATCAATTGGTACAGGTAATATTGTTGGGGTTGCTACAGCAATAGCAGCAGGAGGACCTGGAGCATTATTTTGGATGTGGATAACTGCTTTTTTTGGTATGGCTACTAAATACGCAGAGGCAGTTCTTGCGATAAAGTATAGAGTAAGAAAAGAAGATGGAGAAATAGCCGGTGGTCCTATGTATTATATTGAAAAAGGATTAGGGAAGAAATGGCTTGGAAAAACATTTGCATTTTTTGCTGTAATAGCTTCATTTGGAATAGGGAATACTGTACAATCTAATTCTATAGCAGATGCATTAAATAATAGCTTTAATATATCTCCATTAATCACAGGATTGGTAATAGCTCTTTTAACAGGGCTTGTGATAATAGGTGGAATAAAAAATATAGGAAAAGTAACAGGAGTTCTAGTACCTTTTATGGCAGGAGCATATATATTAGGATGTTTTGTTATATTGTTATTTAATATAGAAACTTTACCTAATGCATTTAAGCTTATTTTTTCAGATGCATTTACGGGAAGTGCAGCAGCAGGTGGTTTTGCTGGTTCTACAGTTATGTATGCTATAAAAAGTGGTGTTTCAAGAGGAGTTTTTTCTAATGAAGCTGGACTTGGTAGTGCTCCTATAGCACAAGCAGCTGCTCAAACTGAATCCCCTGCAAGTCAAGGTCTTATTGCTATGCTAGACACATTTATAGATACTATTATAGTATGTACATTTACAGGACTTGTAATAATAAGTACAGGAGCTTGGGCATCTGGGTTAAATGGAGCAGAGTTAACAAGTGAAGCATTTAATAAGGGACTTCCAGGACCTGGAGGTTTTATAGTATCATTTGGTATAATCTTCTTTGCATTTTCCACAATACTAGGATGGAGCTATTATGGAGAGAAATGTTTAGAATACTTATTTGGAAGTAAATCTATTAAATATTATAGAATAATTTTTGTTATAGCAATAGTAATAGGTGCTACTGCTAAACTTAAATTAGTATGGTTTTTGGCGGATATAATGAATGCACTTATGGCAGCACCAAACTTGATTGGGCTCATTGGATTAAGTAGTGTAGTTGTGCTTGAAACAAAAAAATATTTTGAGAAAAGCAAATTGTAA
- a CDS encoding NAD(P)/FAD-dependent oxidoreductase: protein MNYDLVIVGAGPSGIFTALELIKKKYDTKILLIEKGTSIEKRHCPKEELFKCVSCKPYCHITTGFSGAGAFSDGKLSLSPEVGGELPNLIGEKFAQEMINYTDNIYLEFGADENVEGLENTEEIKDIRRKSIEAGLKLVDCPIRHLGTEKAQEIYYKIQQYLVQSGVEIMFDTLVEDLIIEDDNIKGIITIDSKRKKSTEKILSDKVIIAAGRKGADWLKNMCIKHNISHKSGTVDIGVRVEVRNEVMEKVNNVLYESKLIGYPSPFRDKVRTFCQNPGGFVSQENYDDNLAIVNGHSYKDKKSNNTNLAILSSHNFIEPFNQPIEYGKKVSQLVNMLGDGNILVQRYGDILDGKRTWQEELSRSNVNPTLPDAVAGDITSAIPYRPMLNILQFIESLNVVVPGFASRETLLYGPEVKFYSNKIKLDDNFMTNVKGLYALGDSSGWTRGLMMASVMGVIMARKIA from the coding sequence ATGAATTATGATTTAGTAATTGTAGGTGCGGGACCATCTGGTATATTTACTGCTTTAGAATTAATTAAAAAGAAATATGATACAAAAATATTATTAATTGAAAAAGGAACTAGTATTGAAAAACGTCATTGCCCTAAGGAAGAATTATTTAAATGTGTTTCATGTAAACCATATTGTCATATAACTACAGGATTTTCAGGTGCAGGAGCATTTTCTGATGGCAAATTGTCTTTGAGCCCTGAAGTAGGTGGAGAATTACCTAATTTAATTGGAGAAAAATTTGCTCAAGAAATGATAAATTATACTGATAACATATATTTGGAGTTTGGGGCAGATGAAAATGTAGAAGGACTTGAAAATACCGAAGAAATTAAAGATATAAGAAGAAAATCAATAGAGGCTGGACTTAAATTAGTTGATTGCCCTATAAGACATCTTGGAACAGAAAAGGCTCAAGAGATATATTATAAAATACAGCAGTATTTAGTTCAAAGTGGAGTAGAAATAATGTTTGATACTTTGGTAGAAGATTTAATAATAGAGGATGATAACATTAAAGGAATAATCACAATAGATTCAAAGAGAAAAAAATCTACAGAAAAAATATTATCAGATAAAGTAATAATAGCTGCTGGTAGAAAAGGAGCAGATTGGCTAAAAAATATGTGTATAAAACATAATATTAGCCATAAATCGGGAACTGTAGATATAGGGGTTAGAGTAGAGGTAAGAAATGAAGTTATGGAAAAAGTCAATAATGTATTATATGAATCAAAACTAATAGGATATCCATCACCATTTAGAGATAAAGTAAGAACATTTTGTCAAAATCCTGGTGGATTTGTAAGCCAAGAGAATTATGATGATAATTTAGCTATAGTAAATGGACATTCATATAAAGATAAAAAATCAAACAATACAAATTTAGCAATATTGAGTTCCCATAATTTTATAGAGCCTTTTAATCAACCTATTGAATATGGGAAAAAAGTATCCCAATTAGTTAATATGTTAGGCGATGGAAACATATTAGTACAAAGATATGGTGATATATTAGATGGAAAAAGAACATGGCAAGAAGAGCTTTCTAGATCCAATGTTAATCCAACATTACCTGATGCTGTAGCAGGAGATATTACATCTGCAATACCATATAGACCAATGCTTAATATTCTTCAATTTATAGAATCTTTGAATGTAGTAGTTCCTGGATTTGCAAGTAGAGAGACATTGTTATATGGACCAGAAGTTAAGTTTTATAGTAATAAAATAAAATTAGATGATAATTTTATGACTAATGTTAAAGGTTTATATGCATTGGGGGATTCTAGTGGATGGACTAGAGGACTTATGATGGCTTCAGTGATGGGTGTAATAATGGCTAGAAAAATTGCATAA
- a CDS encoding GNAT family N-acetyltransferase codes for MLIRKYDEKDLKEVLQLFYNTVHSINIKDYTLEQVNAWAPKIPEKKKWENFLYENKTSVAVINQKIVGFSDLREDGYLNTMYVSKNHQGQGIATILLSGIEQEAQNLSITKLTTEASITAKDFFRKRGFNIVEKQNKKHNNMVFVNYIMEKNI; via the coding sequence ATGCTAATAAGAAAATATGACGAGAAAGATTTAAAAGAGGTACTTCAATTATTTTATAATACAGTTCATAGTATAAATATAAAAGACTATACATTAGAACAAGTAAATGCTTGGGCACCAAAGATACCAGAAAAGAAAAAATGGGAGAATTTTTTATATGAAAACAAAACATCTGTAGCAGTTATTAATCAAAAAATTGTAGGATTTAGCGATTTAAGGGAAGATGGATATCTTAATACTATGTATGTTTCAAAAAATCATCAAGGTCAAGGAATTGCAACTATACTTTTAAGTGGAATTGAACAAGAGGCTCAAAATCTAAGTATTACTAAATTAACTACAGAAGCAAGTATTACAGCAAAAGATTTTTTTAGAAAAAGAGGATTTAACATAGTTGAAAAACAGAATAAAAAACATAATAATATGGTATTTGTTAATTATATTATGGAAAAAAATATTTAG